A window of Bacteroidota bacterium contains these coding sequences:
- a CDS encoding zinc ribbon domain-containing protein produces the protein MPTYAYRCQACGHEAEVFQLITEDPLSTCPTCGQEAFRRLISAGSGLIFKGSGFYITDYKRANGNGKSASTEKAEAKTNAD, from the coding sequence ATGCCAACGTACGCTTATCGGTGTCAGGCTTGCGGACATGAGGCCGAAGTCTTTCAGCTCATTACGGAAGACCCTCTGAGCACCTGTCCCACCTGCGGGCAAGAGGCCTTCCGACGGCTCATCAGCGCCGGCTCAGGCCTGATCTTTAAGGGGAGCGGTTTTTACATTACCGACTACAAGCGCGCTAACGGAAACGGCAAAAGCGCCTCCACAGAGAAGGCCGAGGCCAAAACGAACGCCGACTAA
- a CDS encoding YceI family protein codes for MHLSLLFLCAWATAAAWAQPKEWAVDRGQSQIIYRGYHPAHSWTGTSRDVRGAVWFDPERPGLTRVRIWAPVESFSSDNDNRDSNMLLVVEADRYPEVRFESDSVAILTWDGQRGQWRVSGRLQFHGQSRPISALVDVLRTAEGLYAKGGFRILLSHFGVRRPRLLLLPIRDELDIRFEILVRRPA; via the coding sequence ATGCACCTGAGCCTGCTGTTTCTATGCGCCTGGGCGACCGCCGCGGCCTGGGCGCAGCCCAAAGAATGGGCCGTGGACCGCGGGCAAAGCCAGATCATCTATCGGGGATACCATCCGGCGCACAGCTGGACGGGTACAAGCCGAGACGTACGGGGCGCCGTCTGGTTTGATCCGGAGCGTCCCGGGTTAACGCGCGTGCGCATCTGGGCGCCCGTGGAGAGCTTCTCAAGCGACAACGACAACCGCGACTCCAACATGCTACTGGTCGTGGAGGCCGATCGCTACCCCGAGGTGCGCTTCGAGTCCGACTCCGTGGCCATCCTGACCTGGGACGGCCAACGCGGCCAATGGCGCGTATCCGGGCGGCTGCAGTTTCACGGACAATCAAGGCCCATAAGCGCGCTCGTGGACGTCTTGCGCACGGCCGAGGGGCTGTACGCCAAGGGAGGTTTTCGGATCCTGCTCAGCCATTTTGGCGTGCGCCGACCCAGACTGCTGCTGCTGCCCATACGAGATGAGTTGGACATCCGTTTTGAGATCCTGGTCCGCCGGCCAGCCTGA